A stretch of DNA from Montipora capricornis isolate CH-2021 chromosome 1, ASM3666992v2, whole genome shotgun sequence:
TTTCCTAGCAAACCATGAAGTCGAGCAGGCTATACTGTAGAATACTTCAAGAAAAAATTCTTGCAGTTgtatgaaatgtttttgtttagagactaaagcctggttttcactagcgacgcaagcacaagcacgaGTGTTTTTTTCTCCGTGAAAGCAGGGTTAACGCAAGCACAAACGCAAGGATcaacatttttccttttccttgtgcttgggCTTATGCTCGTGTTCAGTTGCATTGTGTGAAAACTTGTAAAACACAGCATAAGCAAGCATAATAATTTGTACTTTTTTCTTACCACATTTCAACATTTGTGATCTACATGTATTACTGAACAGAAGCCCTgacagcaacatggaatctgaTAAATTTTGTCAATTAGACCACAGGGTGTTCATTTGGCATTGAGGAGCAGAGGATTTGCTGGCTACTCCATGTAGCTGAAATTCTACTATTTAAGTTTATGGTCACAACAGAGCTTTTCTCTTGCACATTTTCCTACTCTTCTTCTTCGCTTTCTAATGGAAACTCTGATAATGTGGTTTTCAACATTCACCTTACGTATCATTAGGAGTGATTTGTTTCCACTACACTGTAGGTCAGTGcttttctcctgggattttcCTTTCTCCACACTGTTTTCTGAATTGAACAGCCTTTGATACAAGGATTGGCGAAAGTAAAAACAGTTTGGAAAGTTGTTGGGTGATCTCTGACTTGAATAAAATGCCCCTTTGATATTTTTAGGTGTTTAGTGCACTAACCTTGTTTCCCTCACCTGTTCTTCATTGTACATTTACACATATGACCCTGGTCCCTTggactttaaccctttcacgtccaaaccggccgaaaccggggAACCCctagaagtcaatgggttaattgagatcccacacactattcgataacAGCAGGGCACAAAGTTACTGGCATCGTGCTCTGGCCTGAATGTGTTCCTAATAGCCTGCTTTAAATATATATTACacttcagtcctaaacaaaagtcaTCATCTCGATGCTCTGGGGATTAAACCCCATACATAtccttataattatttattccCCATAGCCtggagatgatgccttttgtttagcaCCGAATTTTAATGGTGTGGCTGCACTTAGCAAGTTAACcaggttaattttaaattacctgGCTAAAAAATTCCCTAAACGTATCCTGGCTAGCCCACCTTAAAACTACCTAGCGAGGTGGGTTAAAAATACCTAACCTGGTTAAGAAAATGTATTGTTTTTGCGTTAATTTGCATATATAACCAGGTTAAAAAGCTGGTTAACACCAAAGAGGCGTGGCTGCATTCGTAACTGTTTTAAACCGGTTCATTTCAATTAACTAATCGGATGTAACCCGGTTAAGTAGCCTAGTACGGCAGCAGTCAATTTATCGGTCTAgaggtgaatgggttaaaaatccaagtaatttacagtcagaaaagcaaaattaatgcaaacaACGTATTAGataacttcatcttctgagtgctcataaatagtgtaaagagctcATATGAAAAAAATGCGTATTGACTGGTGCACGCTGCCCTctgtccgtacgccatgacctcgggccaaatattttcccgtgcagccctcccactcagtcaatgaGTACATGGTCACTCCCAGCTGAGGTCAATGAGCTAAACccctcatgtacatgtaccttgatgattttataaaataataatccCCACTTTGAAATGCTGTCTGTAGGTGGAGCCTGAAGAACCCGGAGAAAGGGGAGATGGTTGCTCATCAATGGAACAAGATGGTGAACCCCCTGAGAAACAATCAAAGATTAAACAGGAAATGTCGTGTCCCCAATCTCTCCATCAGCCATCTTCTACCCAGCAACACTACCAGCAACCTCCGGTGGAGGACACGCATTACAGCAAAACATCAAAGCATTCGCAATCAGCAACAACACAACAGCACTCCCCAGGATCACAACAACCTCCTTCAGAAAGTTAGATATTTTAGTTTCTTTTCACTACATGTAGTTCTTATTGGTTACTTTAGGTGCTTGAATGAGGAAGATAAAAGCAGTTTATGAGaagattattttaaaatatgaaTTCCTGTTAAGGTGATGTTTGGTTATTTCAACTCATTCTCCATGACAATGGTGCAGTAGTTTTGCTTCTGACAGGGTGTGCTGGTGTGAAACTGTACAATTTGATCAAACCTGCACAATAATGCACTATTCCTTAAAATCCACAAAATCCTGCACAGTACTGAGTGATGCGCTTAGAGTTGTTATAACTACACGTTTTACTGTTTATTACCAAGATTTTTAGAACCTTTTCGAGCGATTTTCGGGCCATTTCCTTTCCAAAACTacctttgtttttgcttttgtcaAACAGCTTTGTCGAACATTGATAAAATAATATAGAAGGCATTCTTTGTAGCTCTGTGTGGTCCTGGGTTCCACTTTCCACTTCATTGGTGGATTGAGAATCTCCTGTGGTGTTTCTGCAATGCCCAAAGCACTAAAAGTTCTTCAATTTAGGTTTCTTTACTTCATCCTTTACGAGCAAAATAACAAGCTATGTAAATCATAATGTATGTCAATTCCTACTGATGGAATTTCACAACGATACAAATGTTAAAAGGTATATAAAGCAATTATTATTGGTGTGTGAGATAAccacaaacaattttttttgcccACACCGTTTCAGAAGCCCTCTCTTTCTTCTGGGATGGAATTATCTTGAGTTAACTTTCATCAACATTACCGTTGTATAATTATGCTCCTTTAATTCATGTTTTGGGATGTTAACGGAAGGTGTGAGCTGTCATTGGTTGATTTTCCAAGGAAGTGGTTTATGTGACACAAATCATGACTGACTTATTTTTTTCTCCCAGTGTCATCCAGTGAGGTGAAAAAGAGGCTACACGAGTTTGTGATAAACAAACAGCAAAGAGATATTGCTTTAGCATCGTTTTCAGGAGCTCAAACTTTCAAGCATTGGTTAGTTGTGTTTATTGTTTGTATGTGTAATTTTGATCAATATACAAAATTAGAGTGATATTAGAATGGTAATGGAATTTAGAGAGGTATTGAAGTTCTCTGAATGTTAGGGTTTTTGTAGTCTGAAATCTTTTAAGCTActtactgcaatattgttttcaTGCAATTTTTAGGAATCAGCAATATGAGTCACGGGATCCAGACGACTTTCCCCTTCGCAAAACTGGTGTGTACAAATGTATTACTGacattttcataattttgtaGAATCTGACCTTCAAGCGCTAAGCTCAAAACTGcgtttggcttccatcaatcaaattctAAATAAAGCCGGGGGAATCAACTCTGCCTTCGGAAAGTGAATTGGGAGTGCTTTTTTTTAGTTCACAGCTCAAATACCATTATGATATCCTTTTAGaggtcttcagtaaaaagattcatACATACTCCATTGGTTTTCATTGGTGTCAAGCTCGAACATACAAATGTACTGTgagaaccaaagatgctgattggtgggtTAATGTCATACACCCATACACTgcaattgattttgtttgattgatagaagccaaaatgcagtttggcCAGGTGCTGCTTAAAGATTAGATTCTGCAGAAGTATGAAAATTGCAGTAAAATTGTTTTCTATGAAAATCAACCATTTTAACTGCAACCACTAGTTAGTAAGTTACTAATAATAGAAAGTCTTGTTTATGTTGGTTTTTTATCCTTTCAAattgttatgttttgttttagtttctGAACCAAATCTGAAGGTGAAGTCACGATTCAAACCAAGAattagaaataattattattttgggaGTCCTCTGGTGCACAGAAGGAGAGATCGACACAATGGAAGCAGAATTCACAGAAGCTCACCCTGTAAGTGGCAAGAGAGAgtccaaggctgttgcctaacaggcgCCCGGTAGCCTAGGGCTCTCAAacaatagctctgggcgccttaatttttcacagcaacacctttcacttcatatgttgggctcctaagttctcagcatttagctctgagggcccctttaaaattttcttaggcagcatcCTTGGAGTCATTAAAAAAATTGCAGTTTTAAAGTGTGAAGATGATGAAAATTGGctcttttaaccctttgatgcccaAACCAGtgtaaaccggccagacttgcgtggtattttactctgtctaatgccagacgagtTTACTCGTCAGTgaggaacccctgggagtcaatgggttaatcactcactgaaaaaccatTAAGCAAAATGTTGGAAACTATCTTTTTGTGCAAAGATGATCACTGAGTTGTTGTTACCGGTATATTTTTAGGAGGCGGTTGAGTTAcatgcaacaacaacagcaaagaaatatttattacatgtagtttgtTTTAAAACCATTGAAGGGAACTCTGTCGTTTCTCAGACGCTGTGGAAAATCCTACAGCGTCATCTGAATTGGGGGTTGGCCTATGCAAAAAATCCTGTTCATTAATGGGGAGTGATTAACCCATAGACTCCcggaggttccccattgacgagtaaaatcgtctggcattagacagagtggAATACTAattatggccggtttaggcagatttgggtgttaaagggttaattaagtGCCTGCAATTTCCCGCATGTTCCTTCCCTTTGTTATTAGTGGAAAACGCAGGCAGTGAAATGGAGTGCGCAAGTCCAGGATCTCCAAATGGTCCATCATCATCTGCTTCACCACACAGAGAGGTAAGAAATTTGGCGTGTAGAAAACTAGGACCTACAATAACTGATCATTTTTGTGTGCTCAACATCTGCTTTAGTTCATGTACCATCATTCAGCAGTGCTACATGTATGCCAGTGtcattgaaatgaaagttcTGCATCCCCAAGGCAAATATCCATGGACAAAACTTGATAAACCaaagatgaaagagagaagtgatccttgacAGTACTTAACTgtacaatttaaacaataaaaatttctcttgtatacatgtatagacacctgaaaatttcagatggcttcaacaggatttgaacccatgacctatGACCTTTGCGATGCCTgtgcaatgctctgccaactgagctacctGTATGAAGCCACTCTGTTGGGCTCATGTCTTGGCAAATGAAATCAATGGACAATTGCTGCCATTATTCCGTTGCTGCCATTATTGTCCAGttagtgcaaggatcacttctctctttcatctataacccacacttaaaaatgttcattttatttcacttGATAAACTGTTAGACTTTTTAGCTGAATTTGCAAGTTCTTGTGCACATGgcttgttttcagtttctatcGGTCACTAGACAAAAACGTGGAACAAGTCACAGTTAGATTGTattatgaattatttttatattgtttGTCCATAGGGTTCCTCACCTTTGAGCACAGGTCCTGGTTCTGGACTTGGACACAGTCTACCTAACCTCCAAGCAATTCCACGCTATCCATCAGGGTTAGATCCTAGTCGCGGGAGTCAGGTTTGGCTGTCAAATCATCTGGCAAATACATCACGTGTAAAAAGCCATACCAATAGCTTATCAAGCCAGGACATGCCACATATGGATGTTCAGAGTCCGTATTCTAGTCAGACCATTACAGATGGAAttgaggaagaggaggagggtGATATGGCATCAGCTGCATTGCACCAAGCACGGTGGAAGCAGCTGGCATTAGCACAAGCTCAAGCACAGATGATGTCCATGATGTCCTCACGCCCAACTTCATCCCCTCCTGGGGTTTCTTTGTCTCCTGAACCACCAAACAACTTGCTGTCTCCGCTTTGCACTGGAACATCATCACAATTAGGTGGGCAGTTAAAGGTGCATCCTCGTCTGAAACAGTCATTATCAGCACCAGGCTTATCATTGTCAAATCTTTCAAATCTGTCAAATGGTATTGCATTGAGCCAGCAAGCACAAACTCAGTCTCCAGAAGTTTTACAGCAGCAACACATACAGTTCTTGAAACAGCAGAGGCAATATCAGCAAAACCCTGGACGTTTCATTCAGCAGCTCCAACAAGAGATTCTTCTTCAGCAGATGGGGACCAAAAACCTACAAATGAACTTGCAACAATTGCAGGAGatgcaacagcagcagcagttGCACAAGGAGTCACAGGCAGCACTGAAGGAGCATCTTGAGCATCAAATGCAACAGAAAGTGCATCTTCTTCAAatacaaaaacaacagaaaatacAGCACGcccaacagcagcagcagcagatcCAGCAACAGCATCTGACACCCCAACGTCTTGTCCGTGTTAGTGGaaatttttgttgatttttttcttgctaCACGTATGTTTCTTTTGGTCTTTAACTTGGGAACTTGGTAATTAGCAGGTATGGTTGATTAACTAAAAGAGTTTCTGCCCTCTAAAGCTAAATCTTTGTCAACAATTTTCTGCCAGGCACACAGTCATGAAGATCTTCCATCACCACAGTCTACCCAAGAGCAACAAATGCAGGAACTTCAGCTTATTCGTCAATTACGGCAACAGGATGCTCAAAAGGTTGGCTCATCCCAATCCCTTCACCCTGGGCAACACCATACATTGCATCTACGTCAGGCTGATATTGCTGCAGCATCATCAGCAGGGTCTGCATCAACAGGAGCATTGATAGGTCATCGGCCTTTAACCAGGGCTCATTCATCTCCTGTTGTAGGTAGGTCAATACCAAAGTTATGCAGATGGTTCCAAGCCATGCAAAATACATGGAAGCATGTATATCCCTGTTGTATACGTACGTAAACATGTACCTGTTAGCAGTGGACAATGTCTATGATGATTTTGGTTGTTCCTGCCTCCATAGCCGCTCCTTTTAGTGctttcatttttgaaaaaatgttgtttGGTTGTGAATCTTTGTcaaacaaaattcaaatcaaacttTATGCTGATTGTGTAGCTGAACGTTTTTTGGCTCCTtggtacagtacatgtagtgtGTCTTCTCTGTGTTTGTCGTTTCTTTGGAGCATTCTATTGATAAGCTTGTTAGTGCACAATTGTGTTTTTGTACAGTGTCTGATTTTCACACAAAATGTGGTTTCTGATTTTCTCACTTTGTTTGTCATTGTAGGAAGTGCCCAGTTGTCAGGGTCTTCAAGAAGCACCGGTCTGATTTATGACACAGTGATGTTGAAGCATCAGTGCTCATGTGGTGACACAAGTTCACACCCAGAACATCCAGGCAGGTTACAAAGTATATTGGCACGGCTTCAAGAGACTGGTGTGGCAAATCTTTGTGAGGTAATTTTTGTTCAATGTACAAGTTGACTGGTAACATACATGTAGGAGCTGTTAGTGTTAGccttgcatttttgttttatcttCTTGCCTGAGTTTATGCAGGTTTAACTATCTCTGGGTTAACTTAAAGACTATCAACAAGGTAATTAATTGACATCCTTTACTGGGAAACTCCCAGTAAGGATGAGCAAGCAAATGAATGAATCTTTTGGACCATTTGTCCCTGTAATATGTCAAAATTACTTGTACATTGTACTTAAAGGATGCAAAATGCACTGAGGATGAAAGCAACTTTCTAGATGGTGCTGACATGCTTGTTTACTTTTATAGCGGATCCGAGCAAGAAAAGCTACACTAGCGGAAATTCTTACGGTTCACAGGTGAGACTCAAAATGAGAATTAATTTTGTGCctctttttacattttttatatTCTCTCATTACTTTCCTGGTGTGAGAGTTGTAAGTGGACTTCAACAAATGTACAGGCACAAGCATTCAATTCAGTGCCCTGTGACATTCGTTCCGCTAATACCCAACAGTCCGGGGAGAAAATTAATCCTTAGGGCACCATTTGGATCCTGGAGTTTATAAATCGCAATAGACAGAAACTTGGAGTCAATGGACATCAAGAGGGGTGACCTTAGTATTAGCTGGTCATAGTCAGAAACCTTACtgtaaaatttaaatatcatcTTTTTGTAAGCATCAGTAAAGACACGAGTAATTGTCATTGTCATCTTTTCAAAGTCATTTAATCAAAAGGGTGATAACGTCTTTTTATCTTTCCAGTGAACAGCATACCATGTTGTTTGGAGGCAGCACACAATGCAGAACAAAGAATGAAGATGGTGAATGCATTGAAATTATCCAGTATTAAAATATGACTTGATTTTACTTATGTTTAGATGCATACTTTGGTGGGTTATTTGTATGTGTTTTCACCATCAAaagtttcaattttgttttacaTGGACCGACAACCCTTTCACTAGTACCCAAACACAAACATTATTTTGATTGTGTTCCACTCTTGTCAGAAAAGAGAACACGGCTGGAGGCCATTTTTGTCTAAAGACCAAGCAACTAGGAGGCTTGGTTCTTGTTCCCATTCAATTTCACATTAAGTCTCTTGCCTTTGCCCATTTAAAATGTCAATTGGGAAGTTCATGCACATTTCCTGTGTCATGTACCTTGATCTTGTTTTCTTACTTTTTACAAAAGGTGAaaagaaacaactttaaataaaaataaatgaaatggtATTAGTGGAATGATTTATGTTATCAATGATCAGGGCACCTTAAATTAGGGTCTCTTAGCCACAGAGAAGATTTTTGACAAGCATTGAATTCCATGAAACTTACCGGTACTTCTTTGGAATTTAAAGGTGACAAtgttgaaaattattttctttgcagGCACTACCACAATGCTCAAATGTTTTGATTCTCTTCCTTGTGGAGGTCTGGGGGTAAGTCCTATGTAATCTCTTTCCTGTTTTATTTCCTAACCATGACCGACTTTGCAGTGACTTAAATGTACCCATACTGTTTTATGCAACTAGATAGAATCCAAATGACAATCCTTTTTGCCTTTCCTGAGTCATTTGTAAAGACTTGGACCTGTTGTATGACAATCATGTGTCCTGTTTTGCCAAATCAATAATTTATTAGTGGTTTTTTTTCTGTGCATGTTGCAGTGAAAAACTTATGTGTACTTGTTTGGTAGGTTGATGGCGACACAATATGGAATGAAATGCACAGTGCAAATGCAGCTCGAGTGGTATGTTTTTGTAATCAGCCCTGGTTTTGGTGCTGTTCTTATTCCGtgctttttcattttcttatttGATCATTTTCCTTCAGGTTGTACTGTACAGGAATGAACTCAACAACAATAAAGtcaaagttatttctttttcttctcagGCTGTAGGGTGTGTGGTTGAGTTAGCCTGCAAGGTTGCATCTGGGGAGCTTAAGGTAGGATTATTTACTGTTAATCTGCCCTTTGTTGTTAGTGTGCCTAGCTGATGGGATATTTTATCACCGAATTATTAAacgtttaaggtgattcctcagaaaagaaagttgtcaaacgattttcttgaaactttcccttcATGTTCCCTACTTCACCCTGTTTTGAGTACTGCAATAAGAAAGATAcgtcaccgtgcttgcttaagagatataatggaCCAATCTTACTCCGTTGATGCATGTCCTGCAAGGTGCTATTTCATTGGCTCAGAGTACATTTTGTGGTAGCTAAATGAAGGGGTTTTAAAAGTAATtaacaactgaaaaaacacctgataggtagaaagtcaAGAGCATGTGGAACACTATCGTATATAGtattatggaaaaatcactcaacttaaagggccagtgtcacgctatttcagtcaaacttcaaaacactaaaatacatCTTTTGCATAAAGATAATGGTGGACTTTTGTTTCCAATAAcaattgaagtgcactgaagctattctttgttatttacatccatgGGTGGAGATGATGGAAATGGAatgaaacttaaaaaaactggccatttttttcaagtttggagatggtgtccgcagaaagtcgccaaaaattaaatacgaatagctctttgtacAATAAacatatttcatatcttgtcagtgggttatAAGGAATGTTGTGGTACTAATTTAAGTTTTTActcagttttgacctaaaaacggCAAATTCAGTATGACAGTGCCTCTTTAAAGTGACATCGACTTGAAACGTTTTTTGAGTCGTTCTCAAGTTCATAATTTAGATCCCTGTGTAAAgggctttgtgtacgtttttagcttttttttttctaaagataaattgttaaaatattttttttttaattaggccCGTTTCCAACGTCAAACTTTACCTGTGTCGAATCAAATGCAAATGagtgaaaacaatagatttttttcatttgcattagattcagcACATGTAAAGTTTGACGTTTGAAACAGGCCTTAAAGGgtataatttgtacaccaaaattatgccATAGAAAATATAGGTCACTGTTCTCATTTAAGAGTAAACATCATGGTATCTttctatctcgattatcgtagatcaaaacaacaaaatttgccaTGTTCTTGGAATGTGcgcgcttattcgcaaagagttatgggtcattcacaacttctatcacatgttttgagaactgtttcagtgTCTGTGATCGACTTATGCCGTATCTACAATCAtgcaaatttgatc
This window harbors:
- the LOC138038295 gene encoding histone deacetylase 4-like, producing the protein MDPAGAESDASTRVTTSSNRVPVAPLAPHYTDMNNHFTASVAPEGVGFPRLFLSASQQQQLADLFRLQQQQQEVQQQLLYQNFQQQLQALTQQQQQQQHQLQRSGIMEQRKRMQQRHQKQEEKQSPNEREYRFPQPKIKVEPEEPGERGDGCSSMEQDGEPPEKQSKIKQEMSCPQSLHQPSSTQQHYQQPPVEDTHYSKTSKHSQSATTQQHSPGSQQPPSEMSSSEVKKRLHEFVINKQQRDIALASFSGAQTFKHWNQQYESRDPDDFPLRKTVSEPNLKVKSRFKPRIRNNYYFGSPLVHRRRDRHNGSRIHRSSPLENAGSEMECASPGSPNGPSSSASPHREGSSPLSTGPGSGLGHSLPNLQAIPRYPSGLDPSRGSQVWLSNHLANTSRVKSHTNSLSSQDMPHMDVQSPYSSQTITDGIEEEEEGDMASAALHQARWKQLALAQAQAQMMSMMSSRPTSSPPGVSLSPEPPNNLLSPLCTGTSSQLGGQLKVHPRLKQSLSAPGLSLSNLSNLSNGIALSQQAQTQSPEVLQQQHIQFLKQQRQYQQNPGRFIQQLQQEILLQQMGTKNLQMNLQQLQEMQQQQQLHKESQAALKEHLEHQMQQKVHLLQIQKQQKIQHAQQQQQQIQQQHLTPQRLVRAHSHEDLPSPQSTQEQQMQELQLIRQLRQQDAQKVGSSQSLHPGQHHTLHLRQADIAAASSAGSASTGALIGHRPLTRAHSSPVVGSAQLSGSSRSTGLIYDTVMLKHQCSCGDTSSHPEHPGRLQSILARLQETGVANLCERIRARKATLAEILTVHSEQHTMLFGGSTQCRTKNEDGTTTMLKCFDSLPCGGLGVDGDTIWNEMHSANAARVAVGCVVELACKVASGELKNGFALVRPPGHHAEAHQAMGFCYFNSVAIAARLLRLKLSVERVLIVDWDIHHGNGTQQMFYDDPHVMYISIHRHDDGTFFPGTGKSEECGAGIGVGYNVNIAFMGGLDPVYGDPEYFAAFRSIVIPIAKEFQPDIVLVSAGFDAAAGHSPALGGYRVTAACYAQLTKQLMDVSGGRVVMALEGGYSLPSLCDAAEACVKALLGEKVPELPKESIKRPPNRNTVTVLEKTITIQGRYWNSVKREATQICQSLVQAQQREKEEADTVTALASLSMGVVKETEKNSDVAMAEDQEEA